A window of the Aeromicrobium phoceense genome harbors these coding sequences:
- a CDS encoding threonine/serine ThrE exporter family protein: MTTSAPQTLRIMDLALRAGEMLLSNGAGTADVSATMSSIARHFGLRGTYVDVTHIMLTMVHDQQLDEPPLILRRNVVRRETDFEDVTAIDRLVSDLLNDEIDLDEARSQLAAISTSGHARPRWVVIGGAGLVGAGVAMMLGGAAIVTVIAFLAAVVIEYVRRPLEVRRLPDFYIQVVGGLCASLIAVTAAAASVPSPPSLVIAANIVALLAGLGLMGAIQDALTGYHLTAVARLLEVVLATGGIVAGVSGGLMVGRMLGVDLGSGTSWPDLSHLPFVTIGAGLAAAGFAVQTYAPWTSVPVIALIGAGAGALSAAMFENNIDRPWAAGIAAFLIGVVSYPASRALRIPALVLVVPAIVPLLPGLTIYRSLAQLAEESLSGIFAGITAMAVAVALAAGVILGEYAAQPLGRETRRLERRLSGPRLVGPFRAKSRRK, encoded by the coding sequence ATGACCACCTCGGCCCCGCAGACCCTGCGGATCATGGACCTCGCCCTGAGGGCGGGCGAGATGCTGCTGTCCAACGGGGCGGGCACGGCCGACGTGTCCGCGACGATGTCGTCGATCGCCCGCCATTTCGGCCTGCGCGGCACCTACGTCGACGTCACCCACATCATGCTGACGATGGTGCACGACCAGCAGCTCGACGAGCCGCCGCTGATCCTGCGACGCAACGTGGTGCGGCGCGAGACGGACTTCGAGGACGTCACGGCGATCGACCGGCTGGTGAGCGACCTGCTGAACGACGAGATCGACCTCGACGAGGCGCGCTCGCAGCTGGCCGCGATCTCCACGAGCGGTCACGCGCGGCCTCGGTGGGTCGTGATCGGCGGGGCCGGCCTCGTCGGCGCCGGGGTGGCGATGATGCTCGGCGGAGCGGCGATCGTCACGGTGATCGCGTTCCTCGCCGCGGTGGTGATCGAGTACGTGCGCCGGCCGCTCGAGGTCCGGCGCCTGCCCGACTTCTACATCCAGGTCGTCGGGGGCCTGTGCGCGTCCCTCATCGCCGTCACGGCGGCGGCCGCCTCCGTACCCTCCCCGCCGTCGCTGGTCATCGCGGCCAACATCGTCGCGCTGCTGGCCGGGCTCGGTCTCATGGGCGCGATCCAGGATGCGCTGACCGGCTACCACCTGACGGCCGTGGCGCGCCTGCTCGAGGTCGTTCTGGCCACGGGCGGCATCGTCGCGGGCGTCTCCGGCGGCCTCATGGTCGGCCGGATGCTGGGCGTCGACCTGGGCTCGGGCACGAGCTGGCCCGACCTGTCGCACCTGCCCTTCGTCACGATCGGCGCGGGCCTCGCGGCCGCCGGCTTCGCCGTGCAGACGTACGCCCCGTGGACGTCCGTCCCGGTGATCGCCCTGATCGGCGCCGGTGCGGGAGCCCTCTCGGCCGCGATGTTCGAGAACAACATCGATCGGCCGTGGGCCGCCGGGATCGCGGCGTTCCTCATCGGCGTCGTCAGCTACCCGGCGTCGCGCGCCCTGAGGATCCCGGCCCTCGTCCTCGTGGTGCCCGCCATCGTGCCGCTGCTGCCCGGCCTGACGATCTACCGCTCGCTGGCCCAGCTGGCGGAGGAGAGCCTCTCGGGCATCTTCGCGGGCATCACGGCGATGGCCGTGGCGGTGGCGCTCGCCGCCGGCGTCATCCTCGGTGAGTATGCTGCGCAACCGTTGGGACGCGAGACCCGACGCCTCGAACGCCGCCTGTCCGGACCCCGCCTCGTGGGGCCCTTCCGTGCCAAGTCGAGGCGGAAGTGA
- a CDS encoding alpha/beta hydrolase: MTGWTEDILGDPYERRTIDLGEDPDGEGPITATLVRRRFEGTPRAALVYVHGFSDYFFQTELAEFYADRGYAFYSLDLRKCGRSLGDGHTPHFVSDLALYDQELNETLRTVRSEVPDVPVVLSAHSTGGLVLPLWLDRLNLEPGGTRGRGIAGLVLNSPWFDLQGAAWMRSIGTQAIRAFSKVRPKDRMKLPLAEAYGVSLYREHGGLWDYDLAWKPLAGFPVTYGWLTAVRRGHAALHRGLDIGVPSLVLRSHRSWFSFQHHEKTDTSDAVLDVRQIGRWAGCLGGDVTSLVVRNARHDVYLSNDEPRAAAYRLTGEWLERWIP; the protein is encoded by the coding sequence ATGACCGGTTGGACCGAGGACATCCTGGGCGACCCGTACGAGCGCCGGACGATCGACCTGGGCGAGGATCCCGACGGCGAGGGCCCGATCACCGCGACGCTGGTCCGGCGCCGGTTCGAGGGCACCCCGCGGGCCGCGCTGGTCTACGTCCACGGCTTCAGCGACTACTTCTTCCAGACCGAGCTGGCCGAGTTCTACGCCGACCGCGGCTACGCCTTCTACTCCCTCGACCTGCGCAAGTGCGGGCGCTCCCTCGGCGACGGGCACACGCCGCACTTCGTCTCCGACCTCGCGCTGTACGACCAGGAGCTGAACGAGACCCTGCGCACCGTGCGCAGCGAGGTCCCCGACGTCCCGGTGGTGCTGTCGGCGCATTCCACCGGCGGCCTCGTGCTGCCGCTGTGGCTCGACCGCCTCAACCTCGAGCCCGGCGGCACCCGCGGCCGCGGCATCGCCGGCCTCGTCCTGAACAGCCCGTGGTTCGACCTGCAGGGCGCGGCGTGGATGCGCTCGATCGGCACGCAGGCGATCCGCGCCTTCTCCAAGGTGCGCCCCAAGGACCGGATGAAGCTGCCGCTGGCCGAGGCCTACGGCGTGAGCCTCTACCGCGAGCACGGCGGCCTGTGGGACTACGACCTCGCGTGGAAGCCGCTGGCCGGGTTCCCCGTCACGTACGGCTGGCTGACGGCGGTCCGGCGCGGGCACGCGGCCCTGCACCGCGGCCTCGACATCGGGGTGCCCTCGCTCGTGCTGCGCTCGCACCGCTCGTGGTTCAGCTTCCAGCACCACGAGAAGACCGACACGTCGGACGCGGTGCTCGACGTGCGGCAGATCGGCCGCTGGGCCGGGTGCCTGGGCGGCGACGTCACCTCGCTCGTGGTCCGAAACGCCCGCCATGACGTCTACCTCTCCAACGACGAGCCGCGCGCCGCGGCCTACCGGCTCACGGGTGAGTGGCTCGAGCGCTGGATCCCGTGA
- a CDS encoding HAD family hydrolase has translation MTPTRTIGFDLDMTLIDSRPGIRAVYEELSRQTGVIIDAELAVSRLGPPLEWELAHWFPAEAVPEMFTRYRAMYPEIAVPRVLAMPGAAEALAAARELGRAIVITAKAGPNAALHLDHLDLPHDAVIGDAWREQKAEVLVREAADTYVGDHVHDMDAARIAEVAGIGVPSGPCSADELLEAGATHVAPDLHAVVPLLTGS, from the coding sequence GTGACCCCGACCCGCACCATCGGGTTCGACCTCGACATGACGCTGATCGACTCGCGCCCGGGGATCCGCGCCGTGTACGAGGAGCTCTCGCGCCAGACCGGGGTGATCATCGACGCCGAGCTGGCCGTCTCGCGCCTGGGGCCACCGCTCGAGTGGGAGCTCGCGCACTGGTTCCCGGCCGAGGCCGTGCCCGAGATGTTCACCCGCTACCGCGCCATGTACCCCGAGATCGCCGTCCCGCGCGTCCTCGCGATGCCCGGCGCCGCGGAGGCGCTCGCCGCCGCCCGCGAGCTGGGGCGCGCGATCGTCATCACCGCGAAGGCGGGCCCGAACGCCGCTTTGCACCTCGACCACCTGGACCTGCCGCACGACGCCGTGATCGGCGACGCGTGGCGCGAGCAGAAGGCCGAGGTCCTGGTGCGCGAGGCCGCGGACACCTACGTCGGAGATCACGTGCACGACATGGACGCCGCCCGGATCGCGGAGGTCGCGGGCATCGGCGTTCCCTCCGGTCCGTGCTCGGCCGACGAGCTCCTCGAGGCCGGCGCCACGCACGTCGCCCCGGACCTCCACGCGGTGGTCCCGCTGCTCACCGGATCCTGA
- a CDS encoding DNA polymerase III subunit gamma and tau gives MSARASRVVSVDAPLALYRRYRPETFAEVIGQDHVTDPLRHALANNRVNHAYLFSGPRGCGKTTSARILARALNCEKAPISDPCGECQSCRDLARGGPGSIDVIEIDAASHGGVDDARDLRERAFFAPVSSRYKVYIIDEAHMVSPQGFNALLKLVEEPPPHLKFIFATTEPDKVIGTIRSRTHHYPFRLVPPKLLSDYMLQLCRSEDVGLEPTALPLVVRAGGGSVRDSLSVLDQLLAGSGPDGITYDLAVQLLGYTPDSLLDESVEAFAADDAATVFGVVDKVIESGQDPRRFAEDLLQRFRDLVILKAVPGAAETGLIDTPADRTAVLQRQVAGFEPTELTRAADIVSAALTEFRGATAPRLMLELMCARILVPGADNSVEGFHARLDRLERRLSGAAPAPAVASAPSAPAAPAPATDPAPARPETPAAEAPTPEPAAPKAPEPQAAPPAAAPEPVAPEPVAAAPEPAPEPAAEPAPATPGQLTTADVRRMWPQVLDRVQQLRRFTWVMLSQNAQVASLDGSTLTLALVNTGARDSFVKSGSDQIVQQALSDVMAVQWRLEAIVDPSASPTGSAPGAPAAVPQAAPVPQESRVPESVREALRQGPVPVERLNPDAGVDPDDPVVDDGSQDAEALLAEHLGAEIIDETTHG, from the coding sequence CTGTCGGCACGGGCGTCTAGGGTGGTCTCCGTGGACGCACCCCTGGCTCTTTACCGGCGCTACCGGCCCGAGACGTTCGCCGAGGTCATCGGCCAGGACCACGTCACCGATCCGCTGCGTCACGCACTGGCCAACAACCGGGTCAACCACGCCTACCTGTTCAGCGGTCCGCGCGGCTGCGGCAAGACCACGAGCGCCCGGATCCTGGCGCGCGCGCTGAACTGCGAGAAGGCGCCGATCTCGGACCCGTGCGGCGAGTGCCAGAGCTGCCGCGACCTCGCTCGCGGCGGGCCCGGCAGCATCGACGTCATCGAGATCGACGCGGCCAGCCACGGCGGCGTCGACGACGCCCGCGACCTGCGCGAGCGGGCGTTCTTCGCCCCCGTCAGCAGCCGGTACAAGGTCTACATCATCGACGAGGCCCACATGGTCTCCCCGCAGGGCTTCAACGCGCTGCTCAAGCTGGTCGAGGAGCCCCCGCCGCACCTGAAGTTCATCTTCGCCACGACCGAGCCCGACAAGGTCATCGGCACGATCCGCTCGCGCACCCACCACTACCCCTTCCGGCTGGTGCCGCCGAAGCTGCTCAGCGACTACATGCTCCAGTTGTGCCGCAGCGAGGACGTCGGCCTCGAGCCCACGGCGCTGCCCCTCGTGGTGCGTGCCGGCGGCGGCTCGGTGCGTGACTCGCTCAGCGTGCTCGACCAGCTCCTCGCCGGCTCCGGCCCCGACGGCATCACCTACGACCTCGCGGTCCAGCTGCTCGGCTACACGCCCGACTCCCTGCTCGACGAGTCCGTCGAGGCGTTCGCCGCCGACGACGCCGCAACGGTCTTCGGGGTCGTGGACAAGGTCATCGAGTCCGGCCAGGACCCCCGCCGCTTCGCCGAGGACCTGCTCCAGCGCTTCCGCGACCTGGTGATCCTCAAGGCCGTCCCCGGCGCGGCCGAGACGGGCCTGATCGACACCCCGGCCGACCGCACCGCGGTGCTGCAGCGCCAGGTCGCCGGCTTCGAGCCCACCGAGCTCACCCGGGCCGCCGACATCGTGAGCGCGGCCCTCACCGAGTTCCGCGGGGCCACCGCGCCGCGGCTCATGCTCGAGCTGATGTGCGCGCGGATCCTCGTGCCCGGTGCCGACAACTCGGTCGAGGGATTCCACGCCCGGCTCGACCGGCTCGAGCGCCGCCTCTCCGGCGCCGCCCCGGCGCCCGCGGTCGCGTCGGCACCCTCTGCTCCGGCGGCTCCCGCGCCTGCCACCGACCCGGCCCCGGCTCGACCGGAGACTCCCGCCGCCGAGGCACCCACGCCGGAGCCCGCCGCCCCGAAGGCTCCCGAACCGCAGGCCGCTCCTCCAGCTGCCGCCCCTGAGCCCGTCGCCCCCGAGCCCGTCGCCGCAGCACCCGAGCCCGCCCCGGAGCCGGCCGCCGAGCCGGCGCCCGCGACGCCCGGCCAGCTCACCACCGCCGACGTCCGGCGCATGTGGCCCCAGGTGCTCGACCGCGTCCAGCAGCTGCGCCGCTTCACGTGGGTCATGCTCAGCCAGAACGCCCAGGTCGCCTCGCTCGACGGCTCCACCCTCACGCTCGCGCTGGTGAACACCGGCGCCCGCGACTCGTTCGTCAAGAGCGGCTCCGACCAGATCGTGCAGCAGGCGCTGTCCGACGTCATGGCCGTGCAGTGGCGCCTCGAGGCGATCGTCGACCCGTCGGCCTCGCCCACCGGCTCCGCCCCCGGTGCGCCGGCCGCCGTGCCGCAGGCGGCCCCCGTCCCGCAGGAGTCCCGTGTGCCCGAGTCGGTGCGCGAGGCGTTGCGGCAGGGCCCGGTGCCGGTCGAGCGGTTGAACCCCGACGCCGGGGTCGATCCCGACGA